The proteins below are encoded in one region of Solenopsis invicta isolate M01_SB chromosome 8, UNIL_Sinv_3.0, whole genome shotgun sequence:
- the LOC105207104 gene encoding protein ALP1-like isoform X1, translating into MNNIQEVTSLFIALFAINRLQQDCRKKQLRRLFSRRRRALKATLKRLCFQERTELLLRWKQINSLKQIELIAEGIRYRRIWQLERSSDFWKRIVNCHYTEKEWIESFRMSKESFIELCDMLRDELEPEPQFLMPREPISVEKQVAVALYKLASTAEYRVIGNAMGIHKSSVKKCLYRVIKAINKVMLQNYINMPNENEANLIASNFENKCFIPQIIGSIDGTHIEIIPPKEGYRDFINRKGWPSYNVLAIVDHNGRFRNIVIKHPGSCHDAAVLKESMLYKDADTLIPKKTRNINGMEIPFIIVGDPAYPLLPWLIKGFSGSLSSEEESFNVYLNSARVSIEMAFGRLKARWRILHKINCDYSFAPEIIAACCVLHNFLKKTRIGFTYNGYKKLNN; encoded by the exons atgaataatataCAAGAGGTTACATccttatttattgcattatttgcaataaatagaCTTCAACAAGATTGTCGGAAAAAACAATTACGACGATTGTTTTCCCGTAGACGACGTGCATTGAAGGCAACGCTTAAAAGGTTATGTTTTCAAGAAAGAACAGAGTTGTTATTAAGGTGGAAACAAATTAATAGTCTAAAacaaatagaattaattgcaGAAGGTATACGATATCGAAGGATTTGGCAACTTGAGAGAAGTTCAGATTTTTGGAAAAGGATTGTGAATTGTCATTATACTGAAAAAGAATGGATTGAAAGTTTTCGTATGTCTAAGGAGAGTTTTATAGAATTATGTGATATGCTCAGAGATGAATTAGAACCAGAACCACAATTTTTAATGCCAAGGGAACCTATATCTGTAGAAAAACAAGTAGCTGTGGCCTTATATAAATTAGCATCTACTGCAGAATATAGAGTTATTGGCAATGCAATGGGAATACATAAATCgtctgtaaaaaaatgtttatacagaGTAATAAAGGCTATCAATAAAGTAAtgcttcaaaattatataaatatgccaAATGAAAATGAAGCCAATTTAATAgcttcaaattttgaaaacaaatgttttattccACAAATTATTGGTAGTATCGATGGTACGCACATAGAAATTATTCCACCAAAAGAAGGATACAgagattttataaatagaaaaggTTGGCCTTCATATAATGTACTTGCAATTGTTGATCATAACGGaag atttagaaatattgtaataaaacatCCAGGGAGTTGTCACGATGCAGCTGTGTTAAAAGAAAGTATGTTATATAAGGATGCTGATACTCTAATACCTAAG AAAACTCGTAACATAAATGGAATGGAAATACCGTTTATAATTGTGGGAGATCCTGCTTACCCACTGTTACCATGGCTCATAAAAGGATTTTCTGGTTCATTATCATCGGAAGAAGAATCTTTCAATGTCTATTTAAATTCTGCTCGAGTATCGATAGAAATGGCGTTTGGTAGACTGAAAGCTAGATGgagaattttacataaaattaattgcgatTACAGTTTTGCACCAGAAATTATTGCAGCTTGttgtgtattacataattttttgaaaaaaacaaggATAGGTTTTACATACAATGGTTACAAGAAATTGAACAATTAG
- the LOC120358523 gene encoding uncharacterized protein LOC120358523 — protein sequence MICTNSLHIGLNKSLLLIVGLWPYQQSKLIQLQLTLFISVLMTFILVQFTAFFTLRCTSELIVNILASALFYIFFAIKYSSFSVNLEAVKYMLEQLQHLYNELTDENEINIIKQYAIYAKRYTIGLTCKTIVFYFYKTQIIYYILKISR from the exons ATGATCTGTACCAATTCTTTACACATTGGTCTCAATAAAAGTTTGTTACTCATAGTTGGTCTATGGCCTTATCAGCAATCTAAACTTATTCAACTCCAATTAACGTTGTTTATTAGCGTTTTGATGACATTTATCTTAGTTCAG tttacgGCATTTTTTACTTTACGATGTACATCAGAATTAATCGTCAATATTCTTGCGtctgcattattttatattttctttgcaatTAAATATAGTTCATTTAGTGTTAACCTTGAAGCC GTAAAGTATATGTTGGAACAACTGCAACATTTGTATAATGAACTAACTGacgaaaatgaaatcaatattataaagcaATATGCGATCTATGCAAAACGTTACACTATTGGATTAACATGTAAgacaattgttttttatttttataaaacacaaattatatattatattttgaaaattagtCGATAA
- the LOC105202753 gene encoding uncharacterized protein LOC105202753 produces the protein MHPSVAPSFRSQGSKSNKTSSKRRIGNRNQESKRREKGPMRLIHSDLCGPMPTATPSGNRYFLTLIDDYSRFTVIRLLKSKAEVPGLIKEYIAEMSKEGIQHQLTVVYTPQQNGVAERKNRSLTESAKCMLLDACLDNRFWGEAVLTAAYLQNRMTSRSIDKTPVELFIGEKPDLSHIRVFGSKVYSMVPRQKRRKWHDKAEEGVLVGYDGNTKGYRILNLKTNRVWIARSVRIIEHEDKQPGHHQALQEEGASSDIARPPKTIEYEMSEQNEVCESSESEEESEEEIDDENYETPDDTTPQVCQRRVSQRTTKGVPLQRLTYKVQENSVQEPKSWHEMLELPSRERELWIKAAEEEIKSLNDHQIWELTDLPPGKKVTTCKWVFKAKLNGEGRIYTHKARLVARGFSQAYGEDYYETFAPVVKHETIRVLLCIAAQKGLHVRHLDVKSAYLNGQLEEEIFLEQPPGFQKSGQESKVLRLRKSLYGLKQSARAWNKRATEALVQIGFRPGKAEHCLYTRKERNGTTTYVLLYVDDLLVAGTSTKITEEVSRDLQEYFDIKDLGDVNHYLGVQIKRQADGSSLLNQKGKITKILEEYGLLEPKPAATPMETNFLNSRSDDSAKIPNNNKYRKAIGSLLYIATVSRPDIATAVGILCRRVEKPTKRDWEAVKRVMRYLAFTINKSLQLSSTDTMELECFVDSDWAGDKTDRKSTSGYVFCLGKGTVAWSSRKQTSVATSSTEAEYIAASHASKEVLWFRQLLKDMNIPRKGPTKINEDNQGCIRLIESDRCGARTKHIDICHHKIRDLREKKIIDVCYCPTEAMVADLLTKPLAKERFQELVNQLGVK, from the exons ATGCATCCATCGGTGGCACCGTCGTTTAGGTCACAGGGATCCAAAAGCAATAAGACGTCTAGTAAAAGAAGAATTGGCAACAGGAATCAAG AAAGCAAACGAAGAGAAAAAGGACCAATGAGGTTGATTCATTCGGACTTGTGTGGACCGATGCCGACGGCTACGCCAAGTGGTAACCGATATTTCCTTACTTTAATCGACGACTATTCTCGTTTTACCGTAATACGCTTATTGAAATCGAAAGCGGAGGTTCCCGGTCTCATAAAGGAATATATTGCTGAAATGTCG AAAGAAGGGATACAGCATCAACTCACAGTGGTATACACGCCACAACAAAATGGCGTGGCAGAGAGGAAAAATAGGTCGCTAACAGAGTCCGCAAAGTGCATGCTATTAGATGCTTGCTTAGATAATCGTTTCTGGGGAGAGGCGGTTTTAACAGCGGCGTATCTACAAAATCGGATGACGAGTCGTAGTATTGATAAAACACCTGTCGAGTTGTTTATAGGTGAAAAACCGGATCTCAGTCATATTAGAGTATTCGGATCAAAAGTCTACTCCATGGTCCCCAGGCAAAAACGCAGGAAGTGGCATGATAAAGCCGAAGAAGGAGTTTTGGTCGGTTACGATGGAAATACCAAAGGTTATAGAATTTTGAATCTTAAAACAAATCGGGTATGGATAGCTCGTTCTGTGAGAATTATAGAGCACGAAGATAAGCAGCCAGGACATCATCAAGCATTACAAGAAGAAGGGGCAAGCAGCGACATAGCAAGGCCACCAAAAACTATCGAATATGAAATGTCAGAACAAAATGAAGTTTGTGAAAGTTCAGAATCAGAAGAAGAATCTGAGGAAGAGATAGATGATGAGAATTATGAGACACCTGACGATACTACGCCGCAGGTATGTCAAAGACGAGTATCACAACGAACAACGAAGGGAGTACCACTACAGAGATTAACATACAAAGTGCAAGAAAATTCAGTTCAGGAACCAAAATCGTGGCATGAGATGCTAGAACTACCTTCAAGAGAACGAGAGCTATGGATCAAGGCTGCCgaagaagaaattaaatcaCTAAACGATCATCAAATCTGGGAGCTGACTGATCTTCCACCAGGGAAGAAGGTAACCACATGTAAGTGGGTTTTTAAAGCCAAGTTAAATGGTGAAGGTAGAATTTATACACACAAGGCTCGCTTAGTAGCTAGAGGGTTTTCTCAAGCCTACGGAGAAGATTATTATGAGACATTCGCGCCTGTGGTTAAACATGAAACTATTCGTGTTTTACTTTGTATAGCAGCTCAGAAGGGGCTACACGTGCGTCATTTAGACGTGAAGAGCGCGTATTTAAATGGACAACTTGAAGAGGAAATATTTTTGGAGCAACCACCAGGTTTTCAAAAGAGTGGGCAAGAATCTAAAGTTCTGAGACTACGAAAGAGCCTTTATGGCCTCAAACAGTCGGCACGAGCTTGGAACAAAAGGGCTACAGAAGCACTGGTTCAGATAGGTTTTAGACCAGGAAAGGCAGAACACTGTCTATATACtagaaaagagagaaacggaacTACGACTTACGTACTACTTTACGTTGATGATCTTCTGGTAGCCGGCACATCTACAAAGATAACTGAAGAAGTGAGCAGAGATCTTCAAGAATACTTTGACATCAAGGATTTAGGAGATGTTAACCATTATCTTGGAGTTCAAATAAAGCGCCAGGCAGACGGATCATCCTTACTTAACCAGAAAGGGAAGATCACTAAAATATTGGAAGAATATGGACTATTGGAGCCAAAACCCGCGGCTACACCAATGGAAACAAACTTTCTAAATTCTAGATCAGATGATAGCGCAAAAAtaccaaataataataaatacaggaAAGCCATCGGATCATTACTGTATATTGCTACGGTGTCCAGACCGGACATTGCCACGGCTGTTGGCATTCTATGTCGACGAGTTGAAAAACCTACGAAACGAGACTGGGAAGCAGTCAAACGAGTGATGCGATATCTAGCATtcacaataaataaaagtttgcaGTTGTCTTCAACAGATACAATGGAATTGGAGTGTTTCGTGGACTCTGATTGGGCCGGAGACAAGACTGACAGGAAGTCGACTAGCGGATACGTCTTTTGCCTAGGAAAGGGAACGGTGGCTTGGTCAAGTCGTAAACAAACATCGGTAGCCACGTCATCAACGGAAGCCGAGTATATTGCGGCATCACACGCAAGTAAGGAAGTGCTTTGGTTTAGACAATTATTAAAAGACATGAACATTCCAAGAAAAGGTCCAACAAAAATCAATGAAGACAACCAGGGATGTATTCGTTTAATCGAGTCGGATCGGTGCGGAGCACGCACCAAGCATATTGACATCTGTCATCACAAAATACGAGACCTGAGGGAAAAGAAAATCATAGACGTATGTTACTGTCCAACGGAGGCAATGGTAGCTGACCTACTAACGAAACCGTTAGCCAAGGAACGATTCCAGGAACTAGTTAATCAGTTGGGAGTCAAGTAA